A section of the Mangifera indica cultivar Alphonso chromosome 12, CATAS_Mindica_2.1, whole genome shotgun sequence genome encodes:
- the LOC123193266 gene encoding pumilio homolog 4-like isoform X2, with protein sequence MVPVSKIDMLQEPDGNLNIEDGLHTELDLILQAQSNQQPILQRQRDLNIFRSGSAPPTVEGSLTAVGSLFGNNSVTGGDSTGANANLSGILSEDQIRSHPAYLSYYYSHENVNPRLPPPLLSKEDWRIAQRFQGGGSSFGDIGDLRKKGLDGGDRLPLSSMQPGFSVQQAENELMELRNAGRRNVFRNTSTEWRERDSDGLIGLSTAGLGVRRKSFADILQEGLEQPASLSGHLSRPASCNTFCDGLGAAGISNAHPAASCNRVEPFEALQSAVAPTGLVGVNSLNRNASHSFASAVGSSLSRSITPEAQLIGRSPGSALLPPVGSRVGPIEQKGVVSSNVRNDSSAGMTELAEIAATLSGLSVSNIRHADEDGHAQSQLQLDQDNQSEFLYNMSNGHNQSFQQQVFDKSNVENLSFSANYIDFARKNGILPNHSGSILNSNGQGNVPRRIISPNVYLKVKSTGFGSSEGSGVRNQNVNISSTDFAGNPPAFTAIGGGQSLSGLVNPVELELRSPSVDPHSMQYLLRTSDYATHGVARPSDPLDVRNYFGTSYGDLDELQKARLEALLAEQKQHELQISGKSGGLNHGYYGAELYRLGMPHSGNPIANMVLPSVGSGNFFNEQNSHFTSMMRSSMRGPLSWNSGAGSNLEGRFTSSLLDEFKTNKARSLELLDIVDHVVEFSTDQYGSRFIQQKLEAANVEEKAKIFPEIIPHARTLMTDVFGNYVIQKFFEHGTEGQRAQLASQLTGHVLRLSLQMYGCRVIQKALEVVHVDQQTQMVAELDGSVMKCVHDQNGNHVIQKCIECVPQDRIQFIISAFYGQVVALSTHPYGCRVIQRVLEHCDDVKTQQIIMDEIMLHVCNLAQDQYGNYVIQHVLEHGKPHERSAIISQLAGQIVKMSQQKFASNVVEKCLTFGSPEERQLLVNEMLGSTDENEPLQAMMKDPFGNYVVQKVLETCDDRSLELLLSRIKVHLNVLKKYTYGKHIVSRIEKLIATGERRIGMSISVSS encoded by the exons ATGGTTCCTGTGAGTAAAATTGACATGTTACAAGAACCTGATGGGAATTTGAATATAGAAGATGGTTTGCACACTGAGCTAGATTTGATATTGCAAGCGCAGTCCAACCAGCAACCAATTCTTCAGAGACAAAGGGATCTTAATATTTTTCGAAGTGGCAGTGCACCACCCACTGTCGAGGGATCACTAACTGCTGTGGGTAGTCTATTTGGGAATAATAGTGTTACTGGTGGTGATTCTACTGGTGCTAATGCTAATCTTAGTGGGATTTTGTCAGAAGATCAGATTCGCTCACATCCTGCAtatctttcttattattattcacATGAGAACGTAAACCCAAGGCTACCACCACCATTGCTGTCTAAGGAAGATTGGCGTATTGCCCAAAGGTTTCAAGGTGGTGGGTCATCTTTTGGGGATATAGGGGACTTGAGAAAGAAGGGTTTAGATGGTGGTGATAGATTGCCATTGTCTTCAATGCAGCCAGGGTTTTCTGTGCAGCAGGCAGAGAATGAATTAATGGAATTGAGGAATGCTGGTAGGAGGAATGTGTTTAGGAACACTTCGACTGAGTGGCGCGAAAGAGACTCTGATGGGTTGATTGGATTGTCCACAGCTGGACTTGGTGTAAGGAGGAAGAGCTTTGCTGACATTCTTCAG GAAGGACTTGAACAACCTGCCTCCTTGTCAGGGCACCTGTCGCGCCCAGCAAGTTGTAATACCTTTTGTGATGGTTTGGGTGCTGCTGGCATATCTAACGCCCATCCAGCTGCTTCATGTAATAGAGTAGAACCCTTTGAGGCCTTGCAATCTGCTGTAGCTCCGACAGGACTGGTAGGAGTGAATAGCCTTAATAGAAATGCTTCTCATTCTTTTGCATCTGCAGTGGGTTCATCGCTGTCAAGGAGTATAACCCCTGAAGCACAGCTAATTGGTAGGTCTCCTGGTTCTGCTCTTCTTCCTCCTGTGGGGAGCAGAGTTGGGCCTATTGAGCAGAAGGGTGTTGTTAGCTCAAATGTCCGAAATGATTCTTCTGCTGGTATGACTGAGCTTGCGGAAATTGCAGCTACATTATCTGGTTTAAGCGTGTCTAATATTAGACACGCGGATGAAGATGGTCATGCACAGTCACAGCTTCAACTGGATCAAGATAATCAATCTGAGTTTTTGTACAATATGTCCAATGGTCATAACCAGAGTTTTCAGCAACAAGTCTTTGACAAGTCCAATGTGgagaatctttctttttctgcaAACTATATTGATTTTGctcgaaaaaatggaattttACCTAACCATAGCGGTTCTATTCTAAATTCCAACGGTCAAGGAAATGTTCCTAGAAGAATAATTTCACCCAATGTTTACTTGAAAGTGAAGTCTACAGGGTTTGGAAGTTCAGAAGGATCTGGTGTTAGAAATCAAAATGTGAATATTTCAAGTACAGATTTTGCTGGCAATCCACCTG CTTTTACTGCTATTGGAGGTGGACAAAGCTTGAGTGGATTGGTTAATCCTGTGGAGCTGGAGCTCCGTTCTCCATCGGTAGATCCACATAGTATGCAGTACCTGCTAAGAACATCTGATTATGCAACACATGGTGTCGCCAGACCGAGTGATCCTTTAGATGTTAGGAATTACTTTGGTACTTCATATGGAGACTTAGATGAGTTGCAGAAAGCACGGCTTGAGGCATTGCTTGCCGAACAAAAGCAACATGAATTGCAAATCTCTGGCAAGTCTGGTGGTTTGAATCATGGGTACTATGGGGCTGAATTATATAGACTTGGCATGCCACATTCTGGAAACCCAATTGCCAATATGGTGCTTCCTTCTGTTGGATCTGGAAATTTCTTCAATGAGCAAAACTCTCACTTTACTTCAATGATGAGAAGTTCAATGAGAGGGCCCTTGTCATGGAATTCAGGTGCTGGCAGTAACCTTGAAGGAAGATTCACATCATCCTTATTAGATGAGTTCAAAACCAACAAGGCTAGGTCATTAGAACTTTTAGACATTGTTGATCATGTTGTTGAATTCAG TACAGATCAGTATGGGAGTCGGTTTATTCAGCAGAAACTGGAAGCTGCTAATGTGGAAGAGAAGGCCAAGATATTCCCCGAGATCATTCCTCATGCTCGTACCTTGATGACTGATGTTTTTGGAAATTATGTGATTCAGAAA TTTTTTGAGCATGGCACAGAAGGTCAAAGAGCACAACTAGCCAGCCAACTTACTGGTCATGTTTTGCGCCTAAGTCTTCAAATGTATGGTTGCCGGGTGATTCAGAAG GCCTTGGAGGTCGTTCATGTGGATCAGCAGACTCAGATGGTGGCGGAGCTTGACGGTTCAGTTATGAAGTGTGTCCATGATCAGAATGGTAATCATGTTATTCAGAAGTGCATCGAGTGTGTTCCTCAAGATCGAATTCAATTTATCATCTCAGCTTTCTATGGACAAGTGGTGGCTCTTTCCACCCATCCTTACGGTTGCCGAGTTATTCAG AGGGTGCTGGAACATTGTGATGATGTGAAAACACAACAAATCATTATGGATGAAATTATGCTACATGTATGCAATCTGGCACAAGATCAATATGGGAACTATGTTATTCAG CATGTCCTTGAACATGGTAAACCACATGAACGATCTGCCATTATTAGCCAGCTTGCCGGACAAATTGTGAAGATGAGTCAGCAGAAATTTGCTTCTAACGTGGTGGAGAAATGTTTAACATTTGGGAGTCCTGAGGAACGCCAACTTCTGGTGAATGAGATGCTTGGTTCAACAGATGAAAACGAACCTTTGCAG GCCATGATGAAAGATCCGTTTGGAAACTATGTTGTGCAAAAGGTTCTTGAAACCTGTGATGATCGGAGTCTAGAATTACTTCTTTCTCGCATCAAGGTTCATCTAAATGTGCTGAAGAAGTACACTTATGGTAAACATATTGTTTCTCGCATTGAGAAACTTATTGCAACTGGAG AGCGGCGCATAGGAATGTCAATCTCAGTCTCTTCCTGA
- the LOC123193266 gene encoding pumilio homolog 4-like isoform X1 yields the protein MVPVSKIDMLQEPDGNLNIEDGLHTELDLILQAQSNQQPILQRQRDLNIFRSGSAPPTVEGSLTAVGSLFGNNSVTGGDSTGANANLSGILSEDQIRSHPAYLSYYYSHENVNPRLPPPLLSKEDWRIAQRFQGGGSSFGDIGDLRKKGLDGGDRLPLSSMQPGFSVQQAENELMELRNAGRRNVFRNTSTEWRERDSDGLIGLSTAGLGVRRKSFADILQEGLEQPASLSGHLSRPASCNTFCDGLGAAGISNAHPAASCNRVEPFEALQSAVAPTGLVGVNSLNRNASHSFASAVGSSLSRSITPEAQLIGRSPGSALLPPVGSRVGPIEQKGVVSSNVRNDSSAGMTELAEIAATLSGLSVSNIRHADEDGHAQSQLQLDQDNQSEFLYNMSNGHNQSFQQQVFDKSNVENLSFSANYIDFARKNGILPNHSGSILNSNGQGNVPRRIISPNVYLKVKSTGFGSSEGSGVRNQNVNISSTDFAGNPPGTAFTAIGGGQSLSGLVNPVELELRSPSVDPHSMQYLLRTSDYATHGVARPSDPLDVRNYFGTSYGDLDELQKARLEALLAEQKQHELQISGKSGGLNHGYYGAELYRLGMPHSGNPIANMVLPSVGSGNFFNEQNSHFTSMMRSSMRGPLSWNSGAGSNLEGRFTSSLLDEFKTNKARSLELLDIVDHVVEFSTDQYGSRFIQQKLEAANVEEKAKIFPEIIPHARTLMTDVFGNYVIQKFFEHGTEGQRAQLASQLTGHVLRLSLQMYGCRVIQKALEVVHVDQQTQMVAELDGSVMKCVHDQNGNHVIQKCIECVPQDRIQFIISAFYGQVVALSTHPYGCRVIQRVLEHCDDVKTQQIIMDEIMLHVCNLAQDQYGNYVIQHVLEHGKPHERSAIISQLAGQIVKMSQQKFASNVVEKCLTFGSPEERQLLVNEMLGSTDENEPLQAMMKDPFGNYVVQKVLETCDDRSLELLLSRIKVHLNVLKKYTYGKHIVSRIEKLIATGERRIGMSISVSS from the exons ATGGTTCCTGTGAGTAAAATTGACATGTTACAAGAACCTGATGGGAATTTGAATATAGAAGATGGTTTGCACACTGAGCTAGATTTGATATTGCAAGCGCAGTCCAACCAGCAACCAATTCTTCAGAGACAAAGGGATCTTAATATTTTTCGAAGTGGCAGTGCACCACCCACTGTCGAGGGATCACTAACTGCTGTGGGTAGTCTATTTGGGAATAATAGTGTTACTGGTGGTGATTCTACTGGTGCTAATGCTAATCTTAGTGGGATTTTGTCAGAAGATCAGATTCGCTCACATCCTGCAtatctttcttattattattcacATGAGAACGTAAACCCAAGGCTACCACCACCATTGCTGTCTAAGGAAGATTGGCGTATTGCCCAAAGGTTTCAAGGTGGTGGGTCATCTTTTGGGGATATAGGGGACTTGAGAAAGAAGGGTTTAGATGGTGGTGATAGATTGCCATTGTCTTCAATGCAGCCAGGGTTTTCTGTGCAGCAGGCAGAGAATGAATTAATGGAATTGAGGAATGCTGGTAGGAGGAATGTGTTTAGGAACACTTCGACTGAGTGGCGCGAAAGAGACTCTGATGGGTTGATTGGATTGTCCACAGCTGGACTTGGTGTAAGGAGGAAGAGCTTTGCTGACATTCTTCAG GAAGGACTTGAACAACCTGCCTCCTTGTCAGGGCACCTGTCGCGCCCAGCAAGTTGTAATACCTTTTGTGATGGTTTGGGTGCTGCTGGCATATCTAACGCCCATCCAGCTGCTTCATGTAATAGAGTAGAACCCTTTGAGGCCTTGCAATCTGCTGTAGCTCCGACAGGACTGGTAGGAGTGAATAGCCTTAATAGAAATGCTTCTCATTCTTTTGCATCTGCAGTGGGTTCATCGCTGTCAAGGAGTATAACCCCTGAAGCACAGCTAATTGGTAGGTCTCCTGGTTCTGCTCTTCTTCCTCCTGTGGGGAGCAGAGTTGGGCCTATTGAGCAGAAGGGTGTTGTTAGCTCAAATGTCCGAAATGATTCTTCTGCTGGTATGACTGAGCTTGCGGAAATTGCAGCTACATTATCTGGTTTAAGCGTGTCTAATATTAGACACGCGGATGAAGATGGTCATGCACAGTCACAGCTTCAACTGGATCAAGATAATCAATCTGAGTTTTTGTACAATATGTCCAATGGTCATAACCAGAGTTTTCAGCAACAAGTCTTTGACAAGTCCAATGTGgagaatctttctttttctgcaAACTATATTGATTTTGctcgaaaaaatggaattttACCTAACCATAGCGGTTCTATTCTAAATTCCAACGGTCAAGGAAATGTTCCTAGAAGAATAATTTCACCCAATGTTTACTTGAAAGTGAAGTCTACAGGGTTTGGAAGTTCAGAAGGATCTGGTGTTAGAAATCAAAATGTGAATATTTCAAGTACAGATTTTGCTGGCAATCCACCTG GTACAGCTTTTACTGCTATTGGAGGTGGACAAAGCTTGAGTGGATTGGTTAATCCTGTGGAGCTGGAGCTCCGTTCTCCATCGGTAGATCCACATAGTATGCAGTACCTGCTAAGAACATCTGATTATGCAACACATGGTGTCGCCAGACCGAGTGATCCTTTAGATGTTAGGAATTACTTTGGTACTTCATATGGAGACTTAGATGAGTTGCAGAAAGCACGGCTTGAGGCATTGCTTGCCGAACAAAAGCAACATGAATTGCAAATCTCTGGCAAGTCTGGTGGTTTGAATCATGGGTACTATGGGGCTGAATTATATAGACTTGGCATGCCACATTCTGGAAACCCAATTGCCAATATGGTGCTTCCTTCTGTTGGATCTGGAAATTTCTTCAATGAGCAAAACTCTCACTTTACTTCAATGATGAGAAGTTCAATGAGAGGGCCCTTGTCATGGAATTCAGGTGCTGGCAGTAACCTTGAAGGAAGATTCACATCATCCTTATTAGATGAGTTCAAAACCAACAAGGCTAGGTCATTAGAACTTTTAGACATTGTTGATCATGTTGTTGAATTCAG TACAGATCAGTATGGGAGTCGGTTTATTCAGCAGAAACTGGAAGCTGCTAATGTGGAAGAGAAGGCCAAGATATTCCCCGAGATCATTCCTCATGCTCGTACCTTGATGACTGATGTTTTTGGAAATTATGTGATTCAGAAA TTTTTTGAGCATGGCACAGAAGGTCAAAGAGCACAACTAGCCAGCCAACTTACTGGTCATGTTTTGCGCCTAAGTCTTCAAATGTATGGTTGCCGGGTGATTCAGAAG GCCTTGGAGGTCGTTCATGTGGATCAGCAGACTCAGATGGTGGCGGAGCTTGACGGTTCAGTTATGAAGTGTGTCCATGATCAGAATGGTAATCATGTTATTCAGAAGTGCATCGAGTGTGTTCCTCAAGATCGAATTCAATTTATCATCTCAGCTTTCTATGGACAAGTGGTGGCTCTTTCCACCCATCCTTACGGTTGCCGAGTTATTCAG AGGGTGCTGGAACATTGTGATGATGTGAAAACACAACAAATCATTATGGATGAAATTATGCTACATGTATGCAATCTGGCACAAGATCAATATGGGAACTATGTTATTCAG CATGTCCTTGAACATGGTAAACCACATGAACGATCTGCCATTATTAGCCAGCTTGCCGGACAAATTGTGAAGATGAGTCAGCAGAAATTTGCTTCTAACGTGGTGGAGAAATGTTTAACATTTGGGAGTCCTGAGGAACGCCAACTTCTGGTGAATGAGATGCTTGGTTCAACAGATGAAAACGAACCTTTGCAG GCCATGATGAAAGATCCGTTTGGAAACTATGTTGTGCAAAAGGTTCTTGAAACCTGTGATGATCGGAGTCTAGAATTACTTCTTTCTCGCATCAAGGTTCATCTAAATGTGCTGAAGAAGTACACTTATGGTAAACATATTGTTTCTCGCATTGAGAAACTTATTGCAACTGGAG AGCGGCGCATAGGAATGTCAATCTCAGTCTCTTCCTGA
- the LOC123193266 gene encoding pumilio homolog 4-like isoform X4, which translates to MVPVSKIDMLQEPDGNLNIEDGLHTELDLILQAQSNQQPILQRQRDLNIFRSGSAPPTVEGSLTAVGSLFGNNSVTGGDSTGANANLSGILSEDQIRSHPAYLSYYYSHENVNPRLPPPLLSKEDWRIAQRFQGGGSSFGDIGDLRKKGLDGGDRLPLSSMQPGFSVQQAENELMELRNAGRRNVFRNTSTEWRERDSDGLIGLSTAGLGVRRKSFADILQEGLEQPASLSGHLSRPASCNTFCDGLGAAGISNAHPAASCNRVEPFEALQSAVAPTGLVGVNSLNRNASHSFASAVGSSLSRSITPEAQLIGRSPGSALLPPVGSRVGPIEQKGVVSSNVRNDSSAGMTELAEIAATLSGLSVSNIRHADEDGHAQSQLQLDQDNQSEFLYNMSNGHNQSFQQQVFDKSNVENLSFSANYIDFARKNGILPNHSGSILNSNGQGNVPRRIISPNVYLKVKSTGFGSSEGSGVRNQNVNISSTDFAGNPPGTAFTAIGGGQSLSGLVNPVELELRSPSVDPHSMQYLLRTSDYATHGVARPSDPLDVRNYFGTSYGDLDELQKARLEALLAEQKQHELQISGKSGGLNHGYYGAELYRLGMPHSGNPIANMVLPSVGSGNFFNEQNSHFTSMMRSSMRGPLSWNSGAGSNLEGRFTSSLLDEFKTNKARSLELLDIVDHVVEFSTDQYGSRFIQQKLEAANVEEKAKIFPEIIPHARTLMTDVFGNYVIQKFFEHGTEGQRAQLASQLTGHVLRLSLQMYGCRVIQKALEVVHVDQQTQMVAELDGSVMKCVHDQNGNHVIQKCIECVPQDRIQFIISAFYGQVVALSTHPYGCRVIQRVLEHCDDVKTQQIIMDEIMLHVCNLAQDQYGNYVIQ; encoded by the exons ATGGTTCCTGTGAGTAAAATTGACATGTTACAAGAACCTGATGGGAATTTGAATATAGAAGATGGTTTGCACACTGAGCTAGATTTGATATTGCAAGCGCAGTCCAACCAGCAACCAATTCTTCAGAGACAAAGGGATCTTAATATTTTTCGAAGTGGCAGTGCACCACCCACTGTCGAGGGATCACTAACTGCTGTGGGTAGTCTATTTGGGAATAATAGTGTTACTGGTGGTGATTCTACTGGTGCTAATGCTAATCTTAGTGGGATTTTGTCAGAAGATCAGATTCGCTCACATCCTGCAtatctttcttattattattcacATGAGAACGTAAACCCAAGGCTACCACCACCATTGCTGTCTAAGGAAGATTGGCGTATTGCCCAAAGGTTTCAAGGTGGTGGGTCATCTTTTGGGGATATAGGGGACTTGAGAAAGAAGGGTTTAGATGGTGGTGATAGATTGCCATTGTCTTCAATGCAGCCAGGGTTTTCTGTGCAGCAGGCAGAGAATGAATTAATGGAATTGAGGAATGCTGGTAGGAGGAATGTGTTTAGGAACACTTCGACTGAGTGGCGCGAAAGAGACTCTGATGGGTTGATTGGATTGTCCACAGCTGGACTTGGTGTAAGGAGGAAGAGCTTTGCTGACATTCTTCAG GAAGGACTTGAACAACCTGCCTCCTTGTCAGGGCACCTGTCGCGCCCAGCAAGTTGTAATACCTTTTGTGATGGTTTGGGTGCTGCTGGCATATCTAACGCCCATCCAGCTGCTTCATGTAATAGAGTAGAACCCTTTGAGGCCTTGCAATCTGCTGTAGCTCCGACAGGACTGGTAGGAGTGAATAGCCTTAATAGAAATGCTTCTCATTCTTTTGCATCTGCAGTGGGTTCATCGCTGTCAAGGAGTATAACCCCTGAAGCACAGCTAATTGGTAGGTCTCCTGGTTCTGCTCTTCTTCCTCCTGTGGGGAGCAGAGTTGGGCCTATTGAGCAGAAGGGTGTTGTTAGCTCAAATGTCCGAAATGATTCTTCTGCTGGTATGACTGAGCTTGCGGAAATTGCAGCTACATTATCTGGTTTAAGCGTGTCTAATATTAGACACGCGGATGAAGATGGTCATGCACAGTCACAGCTTCAACTGGATCAAGATAATCAATCTGAGTTTTTGTACAATATGTCCAATGGTCATAACCAGAGTTTTCAGCAACAAGTCTTTGACAAGTCCAATGTGgagaatctttctttttctgcaAACTATATTGATTTTGctcgaaaaaatggaattttACCTAACCATAGCGGTTCTATTCTAAATTCCAACGGTCAAGGAAATGTTCCTAGAAGAATAATTTCACCCAATGTTTACTTGAAAGTGAAGTCTACAGGGTTTGGAAGTTCAGAAGGATCTGGTGTTAGAAATCAAAATGTGAATATTTCAAGTACAGATTTTGCTGGCAATCCACCTG GTACAGCTTTTACTGCTATTGGAGGTGGACAAAGCTTGAGTGGATTGGTTAATCCTGTGGAGCTGGAGCTCCGTTCTCCATCGGTAGATCCACATAGTATGCAGTACCTGCTAAGAACATCTGATTATGCAACACATGGTGTCGCCAGACCGAGTGATCCTTTAGATGTTAGGAATTACTTTGGTACTTCATATGGAGACTTAGATGAGTTGCAGAAAGCACGGCTTGAGGCATTGCTTGCCGAACAAAAGCAACATGAATTGCAAATCTCTGGCAAGTCTGGTGGTTTGAATCATGGGTACTATGGGGCTGAATTATATAGACTTGGCATGCCACATTCTGGAAACCCAATTGCCAATATGGTGCTTCCTTCTGTTGGATCTGGAAATTTCTTCAATGAGCAAAACTCTCACTTTACTTCAATGATGAGAAGTTCAATGAGAGGGCCCTTGTCATGGAATTCAGGTGCTGGCAGTAACCTTGAAGGAAGATTCACATCATCCTTATTAGATGAGTTCAAAACCAACAAGGCTAGGTCATTAGAACTTTTAGACATTGTTGATCATGTTGTTGAATTCAG TACAGATCAGTATGGGAGTCGGTTTATTCAGCAGAAACTGGAAGCTGCTAATGTGGAAGAGAAGGCCAAGATATTCCCCGAGATCATTCCTCATGCTCGTACCTTGATGACTGATGTTTTTGGAAATTATGTGATTCAGAAA TTTTTTGAGCATGGCACAGAAGGTCAAAGAGCACAACTAGCCAGCCAACTTACTGGTCATGTTTTGCGCCTAAGTCTTCAAATGTATGGTTGCCGGGTGATTCAGAAG GCCTTGGAGGTCGTTCATGTGGATCAGCAGACTCAGATGGTGGCGGAGCTTGACGGTTCAGTTATGAAGTGTGTCCATGATCAGAATGGTAATCATGTTATTCAGAAGTGCATCGAGTGTGTTCCTCAAGATCGAATTCAATTTATCATCTCAGCTTTCTATGGACAAGTGGTGGCTCTTTCCACCCATCCTTACGGTTGCCGAGTTATTCAG AGGGTGCTGGAACATTGTGATGATGTGAAAACACAACAAATCATTATGGATGAAATTATGCTACATGTATGCAATCTGGCACAAGATCAATATGGGAACTATGTTATTCAG TGA